Genomic segment of Dehalogenimonas alkenigignens:
GCCGACCTGGTAACCACCCTGCATACCAAACGCACCGAACTTCTCCCAGATATCATCGGCGGCACCGAGGAGACGACCACAGGGGTAATCCGCCTCAGGGCGATGGCCGCCGACGGTAAACTGAAATACCCCCTCATCGCCGTCAATGACGCCAAGACCAAATATCTCTTCGACAACCGCTACGGCACCGGTCAGAGTACCCTGGACGGCATCACCCGGGCAACCAACATCCTGTGGGCGGGCAAAAAGGTAGTAGTAGCCGGCTACGGCTGGTGCGGACACGGCGTAGCCCTGCGCGCTCGCGGCATGGGTGCCTACGTCATCGTCGCTGAAGTTGAGCCGGTACGTGCCCTGGAGGCGGTCATGGATGGCTTTGCGGTCATGCCGATGAAAGAGGCCGCCAAAATAGGCGACGTCTTCATCACCGTCACCGGCGACAAGCACGTCGTCAGCGCGGCGGATTTCGCCGTGATGAAGAACGGCGCCATACTGGCCAACTCGGGCCATTTTAATGTGGAAATTGATATCCCGGCGCTGGAGGAGATGGCCGCGTCTAAGCGGACGGTAAAGCCCTTCGTCGACGAGTATACCCTGGGTGACGGGCGAAAGGTCTACCTGCTGGGCGAGGGGCGCCTCATCAATCTGGCCGCCGCCGAAGGCCACCCGGCCGCAGTCATGGACATGAGTTTTGCCAATCAAGCCCTGGGACTCGAGTACCTGGCAAAAAACCGCGGCCGATTAGCCGCCGGGGTTTATTCGATGCCGTCAGAGATCGATGACAACGTGGCGCTGCTGAAGCTGCGCAGCCTGGGTGTGTTCATAGATACGCTAACCCCGGAGCAGCATAAATACCTGTCAACCTGGCAGGAAGGAACTTAGGAGGTAAGATGCTCAGTTTTATGGATTCCGACAAGTACATGTTCACCTCGGAATCGGTTACCGAGGGTCATCCGGACAAGATCTGCGACCAGGTCTCCGACGCCGTTCTGGATGCCATCCTGACCCACGATCCCTACGGCCGCGTCGCCTGCGAGACCGCAGTGACCAACGGGCTGGTCTTCGTCCTCGGCGAGATCACCACTAAAACCTACGTGGAAATCCCTGATATCGTGCGCCGGACAGTACGCGAAATCGGTTATACCAAGCCGGAGTACGGTTTTGACTACCAGTCCTGCGGCGTCATGGTTTCCATCAACAAACAGTCGCCGGACATTGCCTTTGGCGTTGGCAAATCGATGGAAGCCAAGGCTGGTTCCACCGATCCGATGGATGCCGTCGGCGCCGGCGACCAGGGTA
This window contains:
- a CDS encoding adenosylhomocysteinase: MPQPSDIKDPALAALGKERIAWAGREMPVLKLISERFQKEKPLRGIRIAACLHVTSETANLAHTLKAGGAALVLCGSNPLSTQDDVAAALAADGISTHAIKGEDDGTYYKHIMSALDIKPQLTVDDGADLVTTLHTKRTELLPDIIGGTEETTTGVIRLRAMAADGKLKYPLIAVNDAKTKYLFDNRYGTGQSTLDGITRATNILWAGKKVVVAGYGWCGHGVALRARGMGAYVIVAEVEPVRALEAVMDGFAVMPMKEAAKIGDVFITVTGDKHVVSAADFAVMKNGAILANSGHFNVEIDIPALEEMAASKRTVKPFVDEYTLGDGRKVYLLGEGRLINLAAAEGHPAAVMDMSFANQALGLEYLAKNRGRLAAGVYSMPSEIDDNVALLKLRSLGVFIDTLTPEQHKYLSTWQEGT